The DNA sequence CACCTGTGTCTGCCGACAGCGGCCAATCTTACATTTCTCTGCGGAAATCATTTGCCGTTCATTGCTCACTCTTCCTGCTCAGGTGAACTACTGGACTCCCCAGAAGGTTGTGGAAGTCAGAGTTGTTAGGGGCAGGCTGGCCCTTCAGTGCAGAGGGAGTGCAGGAGATGCCAGAGTAGGGATGATGACAGATTGTGCTGAGGCAGTGCCAGGACAGGTAGAGACCACCAGGTTTCTCCAAAGGAGACAGGACACCAGGTTTCTCTGAGGGAGACAGGACTGGACTATGTGAATTATCATAGGGACCTGTTTAGTATCTGCTTAGACCGCTTTAGATCAAAGCAATCTTTGTGTGCTTGAACACGGTCCAAGGATAAAGCTAGACTGAGAAGATAGAAATATGTTCTATTTCTAAAATAGTGCCATCTttactgaccaatcacagtagAAAAGGAAGCTGGCGTGGTGATCCGTCATCATGTAGTGCTCAACAGCTGGACCACCTATAAATTGGGTTGTTCTGCAAGTTCAACGATTCTCCGCTGTCTAAAAGGGTCTTAAATAAGAGAGAGAGTTGGCAGATATAACTGCAGGCGTCGCTGAATTGAAGAGGCAAGTACTGATTGATTGTTTTCAACGACACTAGGTGAGCGGGCTGGAGATGAGGAAATGGATGGACGAACTCTTCCCAATCATCATGGACATGCTCCAGGACTCGTCCTCCCTGGCTAAGCGACAGGTACATTCTCCAAGGACTatgcacaaaatatatttagctgtGTGGCCATGAGTTTTAGTTTTGGAGCACGTTCATGCATTTCAGTATTTTGCTGCCACTCTCCTCTACACGACTCAAACAGGCAGCGGGTCTCAGGCATTCATTCTCAACCAGTTTGCACTGAACAGTTTGTTCCAGGTCGGCAGTTCACGCTCCACTTAAATGAATGAGGCTACGCTGCTTTCCATATTGTTTCTGAATATGAGACCATATGCTTTCCCCATTATGCTGTTAATAGTTGGTGTATATTGATCACTGTGAATTCAAGTTAGTGTAAAAGCTGGAATGTGCTGAAGTGCTAGCTCCCAAAATGCAAAGTAAAGCAAATGTTTCCTCTTAAGACACGTTACTCCTTGCTACCAGTGGATGTGTGCCATGAATCCAACAGCCTTTTCAGCTGTGATTATGGTCTCTTGGGATACTCTGaccattagatttttttacacAATCAAATCCTTCATGTCTTTGTTATTGGTTAGTTTAAgctaaaccaactatagaataAGAATGATCAAATTTTTATTAGAAATATATCAATCTTCATTCAGTGAACAATGTCTGTTAGAATGTTTTGCCCATATTATACTTGAATTGTGCCACATCCTTAGTGACACAGAACGAAAACTGGTATGTGCTTTAAAAGTAAGTAGAattcatacagctctggaaaaaatttgaccactgcacctttttcttacctttccaaaaaagtcgaaaaggaaggttttgagtgaggaacataagggttaaaattaagagaccactgcaaaaaggtgcagtggtctcttatttttttcagtaGCTGTATTTGCCCAAATCTATGCTAAATTGCACTAGAGTCTAAATTGATATGGGTCTCCTAACTTATATTATGAGGACCAGTGCTacaaagaaaatgcattaattCAGAGCCAAGGGCACAATTTCAATCATTTAAATTTGGGACATGCTTGTTCTGCAATAggcatctttttttttcctcagttCCTAGCTTTTCCCATCCTTATGGAGTAATATAATgctattaaatgtttaatatttcaTAAAACACTAGTGTATTTACCATATTCAGTATAATACTTTTATCAAGAAGTGTGTGGTATTATTTGGGATTCTGTGTATTCTATGACTCATCAAAatctaattattttattcatattttaaaagtTCAGGACATTGTTATTGTCCTTTCCACCAGGTGGCGCTGTGGACTTTGGGTCAGCAGGTTGCCAGCACAGGATATGTGGTGGAGCCCTACCGCAAGTACCCCTCTCTTCTGGAGGTGCTGCTGAACTTTCTGAAGACGGAGCAAAACCAGGGGATCCGGAGAGAGGTGCTATTCATTCTCCATTCTGGCATTTCCGaccaacatttctcagttgcaATGTTTAATTCAACAAAAGGACAGTGACCACTTGGTCCAAGCATAAAGTATTTCTTTGAGATGCCAGAGGCAGTCAACATTCACAGCATTAATGTCCAATCACTGTGTTTAAGTACACCTTCCTGTATCGCCTAAATGTATGGGTCCCGCAGTCAATGAGTCATGTGACCGTGGCTTACCATATTAACCAAATAGACAGGTATCGAGGCAGTCAGTTGTTGTTTGATTGAACATTGCGATGGGCTTAACGAATCACCGAAGCTTAGAGACTGTATGTAGCACAGGTTACATTATTTCAGTAGTGCCTGTAGTCACCCCACCTGCATCCTGCCATACGGGGTCACATCGTTCCCCTCAGGCACCCCACCTGGATCCTGCCATACGGGGTCACATCGTTCCCCTCAGTCACCCCACCTGGATCCTGCCATACGGGGTCACATCGTTCCCCTCAGTCACCCCACCTGCATCCTGCCATACGGGGTCACATCGTTCCCCTCAGGCACCCCACCTGGATCCTGCCATACGGGGTCACATCGTTCCCCTCAGTCACCCCACCTGCATCCTGCCATACGGGGTCACATCGTTCCCCTCAGTCACCCCACCTGGATCCTGCCATACGGGGTCACATCGTTCCCCTCAGGCACCCCACCTGGATCCTGCCATACGGGGTCACATCGTTCCCCTCAGGCACCCCACCTGGATCCTGCCATACGGGGTCACATCGTTCCCCTCAGTCACCCCACCTGGATCCTGCCATACGGGGTCACATCGTTCCCCTCAGGCACCCCACCTGGATCCTGCCATACGGGGTCACATCGTTCCCCTCAGTCACCCCACCTGGATCCTGCCATACGGGGTCACATCGTTCCCCTCAGTCACCCCACCTGGATCCTGCCATACGGGGTCACATCGTTCCCCTCAGGCACCCCACCTGGATCCTGCCATACGGGGTCACATCGTTCCCCTCAGTCACCCCACCTGGATCCTGCCATACGGGGTCACATCGTTCCCCTCAGTCACCCCACCTGGATCCTGCCATACGGGGTCACATCGTTCCCCTCAGTCACCCCACCTGGATCCTGCCATACGGGGTCACATCGTTCCCCTCAGTCACCCCACCTGGATCCTGCCATACGGGGTCACATCGTTAATTGGTCATTCAAACATGGGAATCCGTGCCCCCATTAATTAATTAGGGTGTTCAGGAGGCAAAAGGGGACTTCTAACTGTTAATGCTAGGAAAAACACCTTTCAATGACTTTCCTTGTGAACAGTGATGCACAGCTGTTTTTGTTGGGGTTGACTTTTCCAAACCTCACCCCTGCAAACGTTTCTTCTGCACCCTGCATCTCGTTGTACTGTCACGTGTTATTTCGGTCAAGGTCAGTATTGTGTCCTGATCATGCTAATTCTGGTGCTCATCTGCTAGGCTATCCGCGTGCTGGGGTTGCTAGGAGCCCTGGACCCCTACAAGCACAAGGTGAACATTGGTATGATTGATCAGTCTCGAGACGCATCTGCCGTCAGCCTCTCCGAGTCAAAGTCCAGCCAGGACTCTGGTGAGTGCCTGCCACTTAAGACCTTTCATTGACACcaacgcgcacgcacacacacacacgccatgtGGTTGACTCTACACAGATTGTATTAGcagtggaaacattttggatgTATTAATGTACCGTACACATACACAAAGTGGCTTTTGTGTTTGTGGCTACAGTGAAGTTTTTCCTCTCAGAATAACCATTACGtgatttattaattttattggTTCAGTTGGTACCTAGTCTGCATGGGCTTATAAGACATAATATTCACCAAACACTAAACAGGCATTTTATGAAATTGTACAGTTATTCACAACATAATACcatttacactttgctacacAAGAATAACTATTCTCCATGTCCTCTGGCTTGGAAAGTAAATTGTACAATGTTtaaaactgaacaaaatacTAAACTAGAGAAAAGCTATTTGCTATTTCAGTTATCAACTGTGCTAGTTCTTATTGCCAAATATCCCTGCATATGTCCACTAATTGACTTCATCATCACTGGAAGCTGCATATATGGCACTACGTTTTGCCTATATTCATTTATATAGAACCTTTTCATTTATATAGAACCTTTTAATGTTTAACATTATACCTCAGTCAATTTACTGGAAAAACCGCAAAGAAAAAGTGCATTAGGAGCTATGTGTAACACCTGTTTTGTATGGAATTGTGTAGAAACCTGTCTCTAATTGGTAACACGACTCGTCTCACCTAACCAAACAAGTCCagaatagtattaactagtccagggtggtttagggtgggaaggacgGTACTGCGATTGTGAatataaggagattacaagtgAGTGCAAATTGATAGACGGACtggcaagaaagtttaaatggggatgATCTCAGGCAATTTTGAAGAAAAAGATCATTTGAAACATCAACTTAAAACAACTACAGATGTCTACCTGTCATTTTGCTTatatttatgctagtagtacagtacaaATCTTCCATGAGGCCTTTTGGTGCTCAAAAGAAGGAAACATTTTGGTattgttgagatctggtgagtgTGGAGGAGAAATTTAATAAGTACACTTCtcaaataattaagggaacttgtaatcatcacagtataacaccaagtcaattaaacttcagcgATATCAATCTGTCCGTTTAGGAATGGTCCACCGTTGGCGTGCCGTTCTTTTCATGAGTGCAGGTTGAGCACATGACAGAAGTGAatgagtctggagatgccgcgGTGAACGTTATACTGTCTGCAGCATCATctagcatgaccggtttggcggtgggtcagtgatggcatatccttggagggacCTCAGACCTCAATGTGCTAGCCagcggtaccctgactgctgttatgtaccgggattaaatcctcagacccatcgtcagaacttACGCTGGTGgggtgggccctgggttcctcctggtgcagggcaatgcccagcctcatgtggccagagtgcgtagacagttcctggatgatgaaggcactgatgccattgcctggccctcacgtttcccagacctgaatccactTGAGAATCTccgggacgttatgtattggtgcatccaaccccgccaagtagcgccacagaccaggagctcactgatgccctgatccaggtcttgGAGTAGGTCTCTCCTGCATACAGGCACCTGGGGGACATGCACACTGTTGAGTAACATTATCAAGTTGGAACACCCTGTGATTTCCGTTGTTTCCTTTGATATCCGGTGTGAGTTTGATTCCAGCCCTCAagcggttggtgattttggtttccattgaccgttgttacatcattttgttctcaacgaattacacaatgtacactaaagattttgatctttaatatatttcgttcatcgagacctgatgtgaTTTTAGTGTTGCCCTTCATTTTTCTGAGCAGTGCAGTTTTGTCTTGTCAAAGTCCCAAAGCGGATGTTTTGTCACAGGCTctcctttttccattttccctGGCTGAAATCCGGAACGTACACCTGTCAGAAATGCTGCCTAGGTTCCTGCCACACAGAACTTTAGGCTTTGTGAATAGTAATAGCTTTAGCAGTTTAGCCGTTAGAGGATATGGTTACAGCCAGGGTCACTGTCTGGAGCAGCTACAGTTTATGGAAGCTGGTTGCTGCTTTGAACTGGGGGTCTTGCATGTACTGCTTCAGCACTGGAAGGTAATGGCATGTCAGGGGTTGATAACTTGTCTATAACCCTGCTCCAGTAATAGCAGGTTATTGCCTAGGTGCTACAGACCTCTTTGGACCCAATTCATGACCCCTCTTAATTTCGGATGTTCAGTACTGATAAAAATTCTGTGTTTGTTGATAACTAAGTATTGCAACATTTATACAATTCCAGGATATTCCAGGAATCCTGGTAGGTGGATGCCTGTTTTTCTGCCTGTTCAAACGCTCAACTGGGATATGTGGGGAAACCTGTAGATATTGGGAAATTTCTGAAGTTCTGCAACCATATTGTCAACTTGATGAAATATTAAGCCTATTTAGACATTGAACTGATCTTTGCACTGTTAGTCATAGATGACCAAACATTCTAGAGGACTATAAATAAGCATTTACAAGGGTTGGCAAGCAAATTTCCTTTGACACAGATGCTGAACTGACCGTTACCTGAGAACTCCACACAAAAGACATGAAATATTGTGTTCTCCTTATGATGCATCTACTGATGGTGCAACTTCCTCAGTTTCTCAACTCAATAAATGAAAACGAGGATagagcagttgtcacaaaccGTTTAGAGAGGCTAAGAAACAGAGCCAGTTACACTGCCAGAAGCTGTAAGGAAATAAGGGACAGATTTGAACAACATGAAGATGGAATATACTACCTGTCCACAGCCAGTGGGACTGTCTACCAGACCTTCTGTGACATGACCACTGCTGGTGGCGGCTGGACACTTGTAGCCAGCGTGCATGAGAACAACATGTATGGGAAATGCACACTGGGTGATCGTTGGTCCAGCCAGCAAGGCAGCAACCCCAACGTGCCGGACGGAGATGGGAACTGGGCCAACATGGCCACTTTTGGTAGAGCAGAGGGCGCCACTTCAGACGACTACAAGAATCCCGGGTATTATGACATTGTAGCAGAAGACATGTCGGTGTGGCATGTCCCCAACCACACCCCTATGGATCACTGGAACATAGCTGCCATCCTCCGCTACCACACTGAAAGACGCTTCCTCACCGTTCATGGGGGAAATCTGTATCAGCTCTTTAAAGTCTACCCAGTGAGAAATAATGTCGGGGTATGTGGCAACACTGGACCTTCCATTCCAATCGTGTACGACTTTGGGGACAAAGAAACTACCAGACTATTTTATGGACCGCTTCCAAGAAAACAGTTTGAGCCTGGCTTTGTTACTTTCAGGCCAGTAAATAATGAAGGTGCCGCCATGGCTATCTGCTCTGGGGTCAAACCAACATTGAGCAATCGCTGTGACGCTGAACATTACTGCATCGGTGGTAGTGGACACTTCCCTGAGCAGGCCCCTCGTCAGTGTGGTGACTTCCCGGGATTTGACTGGAGTGGCTATGGGTCCAATGTAGAATGGAGTGCATCGAAAGAGATTACTGAAGCAGCTGTATTACTCTTCTACCGTTAATAGTATTCCTGTTTGGAATAATTAGTTTATTATATAGATAAAGCTAATAACAGAACTATGTTCTATGTTTGTTTAATCTATAAGATCACTGTGGTAAAATTGACCCATTTTATGGAAAATAGAGgtattgttttataattgtgaaTGTGAGTGATGATTAAAGACTACTCCCAAAGACATTGATAGCAGTCTTATTTTTATGttgtatttgtcacatgcttAATTTAATTGgcaatgtatattatttattattctcAATGTGGAAGCTAGGTGAATAGCAGTAGCAGCACTTTGCCTTCAAATCAATCCTCACAAATCCATTGAGGTGAAGTAatgttttataatggacatttttGCAATCAAGACATTTCCAAGGGTTTTTGCTTGCACCAGTCGGTGCGCTTGAGGAGGAGATGGTCCTGTCCGGTTTCTGTTGTCCAATAGAATCTGCTTCTGAATGtggcaaaaataatttctctgtGAATAAATCCTATGAAACACAGGATTCCAATCCACTGTTGCTGCAAATACGTTATCCCAGATATTACTGTACAATGCAAAAATTCTACATATTActaatattattaataacaaATGTTGACTGAATTGCTTT is a window from the Esox lucius isolate fEsoLuc1 chromosome 12, fEsoLuc1.pri, whole genome shotgun sequence genome containing:
- the LOC105013923 gene encoding intelectin-like, translating into MKYCVLLMMHLLMVQLPQFLNSINENEDRAVVTNRLERLRNRASYTARSCKEIRDRFEQHEDGIYYLSTASGTVYQTFCDMTTAGGGWTLVASVHENNMYGKCTLGDRWSSQQGSNPNVPDGDGNWANMATFGRAEGATSDDYKNPGYYDIVAEDMSVWHVPNHTPMDHWNIAAILRYHTERRFLTVHGGNLYQLFKVYPVRNNVGVCGNTGPSIPIVYDFGDKETTRLFYGPLPRKQFEPGFVTFRPVNNEGAAMAICSGVKPTLSNRCDAEHYCIGGSGHFPEQAPRQCGDFPGFDWSGYGSNVEWSASKEITEAAVLLFYR